The segment GACGAAGCTGTTGAAGTAGAAACAATTGCAAAACATTTAGCTGATCAGTCCCAACAATATACACAGTATGCAGGTGTAAGACCATATGGTGTTGCATTAATTTTGGGAGGAGTAGTAAATAACAATACGCAACTTTACCTCACAGATCCAAGTGGAACATACATTTCATATGATGCAATTGCAATCGGATCTGGTTCTGATCAAGTGACAGACTTTTTAGAAAAAACATACAATCATGAATTATCAATAGAAGATGCATCGATATTAGCATCTGCAGCAATTTATCTATCTAGTGAAGATAGAGAAGGAACAAGTCATATCAGAATGGCACAGATTAAAACTAAAACAGAGACATTTGAACTAGTCTCAGATGAGCAGATTGCAAAATATGCAAAAACTGCCAAAGAGAAATATCCTCACGAAAAGAAATAATCAATAGTCACATGTGAGATTTAATTACGTTGAAAATTTCCGTTGCAATCCCTGAATCAGCATTGTCTGATGAATCATTAAAGCTGGACAAGACACGAAAGATATCTGTACTTGCAAGATCTTGTGCAATTTTTAAAATAGATATAATTTACGTTTACCAAGAAGGAAATTACAGAGAAGACGGGAATTTACTTGTAACAATTTTAAGATATCTTGAGACCCCTCAATTTTTACGAAGACGGTTATTCCCAAAGATGAACGAGTTAAAGTTTGCAGGTGTGTTGTATCCGTTAAAAATTCCTAGTCATTCAACACCAGCAAATTCTAAAAAAATTAACGCGGGAGATGTAAGAGAAGGAGTAATAGTAAGTTTAAAGGGTAAAAAATTCATCGATGTCGGAATCAATGAATTAATACCATTTTTTGGAAAAGAAAATGTTGGTAAAAGAGCAACTGTCCAATTCAAGACAGGATATCCAGATTTTTCAGTTAAAGAAATTCAAAGAAATGAGATCACTACGTACTGGGGTTATGCAGTTAAAGAGAGAGCAAGTTTATTTTCATTGTTGACTGAATGGCAAGGAAACATCATAATCACTTCAAGAAA is part of the Nitrosarchaeum sp. genome and harbors:
- a CDS encoding putative RNA uridine N3 methyltransferase: MKISVAIPESALSDESLKLDKTRKISVLARSCAIFKIDIIYVYQEGNYREDGNLLVTILRYLETPQFLRRRLFPKMNELKFAGVLYPLKIPSHSTPANSKKINAGDVREGVIVSLKGKKFIDVGINELIPFFGKENVGKRATVQFKTGYPDFSVKEIQRNEITTYWGYAVKERASLFSLLTEWQGNIIITSRKGRTATKEQLTKYLSSDLPMLVVFGSPEKGVHEILGGKMKNVQNAKTLNFFPNQATETVRLDEALLGTLSIINAYKIG
- a CDS encoding archaeal proteasome endopeptidase complex subunit alpha; amino-acid sequence: MLPAQQGYDRAITVFSPDGRLYQVEYAIETVRRGTIAVGIKSKEGIVIAVEEKPRKLQITDVAQKIFQIDDHIGVAAAGYIPDARSQVDNARFFSQSNKMIYDEAVEVETIAKHLADQSQQYTQYAGVRPYGVALILGGVVNNNTQLYLTDPSGTYISYDAIAIGSGSDQVTDFLEKTYNHELSIEDASILASAAIYLSSEDREGTSHIRMAQIKTKTETFELVSDEQIAKYAKTAKEKYPHEKK